One Cicer arietinum cultivar CDC Frontier isolate Library 1 chromosome 8, Cicar.CDCFrontier_v2.0, whole genome shotgun sequence DNA segment encodes these proteins:
- the LOC101497253 gene encoding uncharacterized protein gives MAGGWVKSLQCKSKAFEDVYNPNTKNRIPNSASSVQNIKDVVVETTTKTKSKKPLQKHHSSRYPRTSTNTDFETTINRSKSTTATTTRRVPAPATDQLFPSLTEVTEGHPSRNVVEIIFHTSWGPKPFSGRVEMIFKVHNGSKTVSRFEEYREILKGRAGSNRGNNHEENVRCVADGNEVMRFHCLGPTSGCGPYGGASVWSFSGGKGSAICTFSGSGGAHESSGGGRGRRAMLVCRVIAGRVSKEVGFMDSLLDGRVGFDSVSGDNGELLVFDSRAVLPCFLIIYKL, from the exons aTGGCAGGTGGTTGGGTGAAGTCATTGCAATGCAAATCCAAAGCTTTTGAAGATGTTTACAATCCAAACACTAAAAACCGCATACCCAACAGTGCAAGT AGTGTTCAAAACATCAAAGACGTTGTAGTTGAAACAACAACCAAAACAAAATCCAAAAAACCACTTCAAAAACATCATAGTTCAAGGTATCCAAGGACATCCACGAATACAGATTTTGAAACCACTATTAACCGTTCAAAAAGCACCACCGCAACCACCACCCGTCGTGTTCCGGCGCCGGCGACGGACCAACTTTTTCCTTCTCTCACGGAGGTTACCGAGGGGCATCCTTCTCGAAACGTAGTGGAAATAATCTTCCACACGAGCTGGGGACCCAAGCCTTTTTCGGGTCGGGTTGAAATGATTTTCAAGGTTCACAACGGTTCAAAAACGGTTTCCCGGTTCGAAGAGTATCGTGAAATATTGAAGGGTCGAGCCGGTTCGAACCGGGGGAACAACCATGAGGAGAATGTTCGGTGTGTTGCGGATGGAAATGAAGTGATGAGGTTTCATTGTTTGGGTCCCACTTCAGGTTGTGGGCCCTACGGTGGAGCTAGTGTTTGGTCTTTTTCAGGTGGTAAAGGCTCCGCGATCTGCACGTTTTCCGGTAGCGGCGGGGCACATGAGAGCTCCGGTGGTGGAAGAGGGAGGAGGGCAATGTTGGTTTGTCGGGTCATAGCGGGTCGGGTTTCGAAGGAAGTAGGGTTTATGGACTCGTTGTTGGATGGGCGAGTTGGGTTTGACTCGGTGAGTGGGGATAATGGCGAGTTGTTAGTGTTTGACTCGCGTGCTGTATTGCCTTGTTTTcttatcatttataaattgtaa
- the LOC101497577 gene encoding protein NRT1/ PTR FAMILY 6.3-like: MSTLPTTQGKTVHDASDFKGRPADRSTTGGWSAAAMILGGEIMERLTTLGIAVNLVTYLTGTMHLGNAASANVVTNFLGTSFMLCLLGGFLADTFLGRYLTIAIFAAIQAMGVTILTISTIIPSLHPPKCTKDSTTPCVEASNKQLLVLNLALYVTALGTGGLKSSVSGFGSDQFDDSHKEEKKGMIKFFSWFYFFVSIGSLAAVTILVYIQDNQGRGWGYGICAVAIVVALVVYLSGTSKYRIKPLVGSPLTQIVLVFVAAWKKRHFQLPSDSSLLYEEDDIQHEQPRNKKQRLPHSKQFRFLDKAAIKGLESTNGITMKEKWHLSTLTDVEEVKLILRMLPIWATTIMFWTIHAQMTTFSVSQATTMDCHIGKSFQIPAASMTVFLIGTILLTVPLYDRLIRPVAKNILKNSNGFTPLQRIGVGLVLSVLSMVAAALIEIKRLKFAKSHGFVNDPTAKMPLSVFWLVPQFFFVGSGEAFMYMGQLDFFLRECPKGMKTMSTGLFLSTLSLGFFFSSLLVTIVNNVTGPNKPWIANNLNQGRLYDFYWLLAMLSAINVVIYLACAKWYVYKENRLAEEGIELEEIDASTFHA, encoded by the exons ATGAGCACCCTCCCTACAACACAAGGGAAAACTGTCCATGATGCATCCGATTTTAAGGGCCGTCCGGCAGACAGGTCCACAACCGGTGGTTGGTCTGCGGCCGCCATGATATTAGGCGGTGAAATTATGGAGAGGTTAACAACACTCGGCATCGCCGTTAATTTGGTCACATATTTGACGGGTACGATGCATTTGGGAAATGCTGCCTCTGCCAATGTTGTCACAAACTTCTTAGGAACTTCCTTTATGCTCTGTTTATTGGGCGGCTTTCTCGCCGATACTTTTTTGGGAAG ATACCTTACTATTGCCATCTTTGCAGCCATTCAAGCAATg GGTGTAACAATATTGACGATATCAACTATAATTCCAAGCCTACATCCACCAAAATGCACAAAAGACTCTACAACGCCTTGTGTAGAAGCAAGCAACAAACAACTATTGGTGTTAAATTTAGCACTTTATGTAACGGCACTTGGCACAGGTGGTTTAAAATCTAGTGTCTCTGGTTTTGGTTCAGATCAATTTGATGATTCACATAAAGAAGAGAAAAAGGGTATGATTAAATTTTTCAGTTGGTTCTACTTCTTTGTAAGCATAGGGTCTTTAGCGGCAGTTACTATTCTTGTGTATATACAAGACAACCAAGGAAGAGGTTGGGGTTACGGTATTTGTGCCGTTGCTATTGTTGTAGCACTTGTTGTTTATTTGTCGGGAACAAGTAAGTACCGAATTAAACCACTTGTTGGTAGTCCATTGACTCAAATTGTACTAGTTTTTGTGGCTGCTTGGAAAAAGAGACATTTTCAATTGCCCTCTGATTCCTCATTGCTATATGAAGAGGATGATATTCAACATGAACAACCTAGGAACAAGAAGCAGAGGTTGCCGCATAGCAAGCAGTTCCG CTTCTTAGACAAAGCAGCAATCAAAGGCTTAGAAAGTACGAATGGAATCACAATGAAAGAGAAATGGCATCTTTCTACCTTAACCGATGTGGAAGAAGTAAAATTGATACTAAGGATGTTACCCATATGGGCTACCACAATAATGTTTTGGACAATCCATGCTCAAATGACAACATTCTCAGTATCACAAGCAACAACAATGGATTGTCACATTGGAAAATCATTTCAAATTCCAGCAGCATCGATGACCGTCTTTTTAATCGGAACAATTCTGTTAACAGTTCCTTTGTATGACCGATTAATTAGACCGGTCGCAAAAAACatacttaaaaattcaaatggGTTCACCCCTTTGCAAAGAATTGGTGTTGGATTAGTCCTCTCTGTATTGTCTATGGTAGCAGCTGCACTCATTGAAATAAAGCGTTTGAAATTTGCAAAATCACATGGTTTTGTAAATGATCCAACGGCTAAGATGCCTTTGAGTGTATTTTGGTTGGTGCCACAATTCTTCTTTGTGGGGTCAGGAGAGGCCTTTATGTATATGGGACAATTAGACTTTTTCCTTAGAGAATGTCCTAAAGGAATGAAAACAATGAGTACAGGGTTGTTCTTGAGCACACTTTCTTTAGGATTTTTCTTTAGTTCATTATTAGTGACTATAGTGAATAATGTGACGGGTCCTAATAAGCCATGGATTGCAAATAATCTTAATCAAGGGAGGCTCTATGATTTTTATTGGCTATTGGCTATGCTAAGTGCTATAAATGTGGTCATATACTTGGCTTGTGCTAAGTGGTATGTTTACAAGGAAAATAGACTTGCTGAGGAGGGCATAGAATTGGAAGAAATTGATGCCTCTACATTTCATgcatag